In the genome of Spea bombifrons isolate aSpeBom1 chromosome 11, aSpeBom1.2.pri, whole genome shotgun sequence, one region contains:
- the NKX2-3 gene encoding homeobox protein Nkx-2.3, whose translation MMLPSPITSTPFSVKDILKRDHQAQQQIFHHHQPQQQQQFRAHLAQVLDPEFSSCMPVAGENSAYTGGEDKLPYLDSTGAPGGHGDIGVSPEGYVHGALRDTCDPKEEEEDEEETQRDTSHNTCFMKKSPDSDEKHEDPDRPKQRSRRKPRVLFSQAQVFELERRFKQQRYLSAPEREHLANSLKLTSTQVKIWFQNRRYKCKRQRQDKSLEMGNHHPPPPRRVAVPVLVRDGKPCIGGAQSYNTAYNVSASPYSYNSYPAYSYNNSPSYNTNYNCTYSGIPSIQHNAGANPFVNMGNLSQLGNTSQPQSHTGTSVPACQGTLQGIRAW comes from the exons ATGATGTTACCAAGCCCAATCACTTCCACACCTTTCTCTGTCAAAGACATTCTAAAAAGGGACCACCAGGCTCAACAGCAGATATTCCACCACCATCAAccccagcaacagcagcaattCAGGGCCCACCTAGCACAGGTTCTGGACCCTGAGTTCTCCTCATGCATGCCAGTAGCTGGAGAGAATTCTGCCTATACAGGTGGGGAGGATAAGCTGCCCTATTTGGATTCTACAGGGGCCCCTGGAGGACATGGAGATATTGGGGTCTCTCCTGAAGGATATGTTCATGGAGCCCTCAGAGATACTTGTGATCctaaagaggaagaagaagatgaagaggaaaccCAAAGGGACACTAGTCACA ACACTTGCTTTATGAAGAAGTCTCCTGATAGTGATGAGAAACACGAGGACCCAGACAGGCCCAAACAGAGGAGCCGTAGGAAGCCAAGGGTTCTTTTCTCACAAGCCCAGGTCTTTGAGCTGGAAAGAAGGTTTAAGCAGCAAAGATACCTCTCAGCTCCAGAGAGGGAGCACCTGGCAAACAGTTTAAAACTCACCTCTACCCAGGTGAAAATCTGGTTCCAAAACAGGAGATacaagtgtaagagacaaaggCAAGATAAGTCTTTGGAAATGGGCAACCATCACCCACCCCCACCCAGAAGAGTGGCAGTTCCTGTACTGGTCAGGGATGGGAAACCTTGCATTGGGGGTGCTCAGAGTTACAACACAGCCTACAATGTGTCTGCTAGCCCTTATTCATATAACAGTTACCCAGCCTATAGCTACAACAACAGCCCTTCCTACAACACCAATTACAACTGCACTTATTCTGGAATACCTTCTATCCAACACAACGCAGGAGCAAATCCATTTGTGAACATGGGCAATTTAAGCCAGCTTGGAAACACATCCCAGCCTCAGAGTCACACAGGAACATCAGTACCAGCTTGTCAGGGAACATTACAGGGAATCCGGGCCTGGTAG